From a region of the Sminthopsis crassicaudata isolate SCR6 chromosome 6, ASM4859323v1, whole genome shotgun sequence genome:
- the SPI1 gene encoding transcription factor PU.1 isoform X4 — MVPYDTDLYRQTHEYYPYISSDGESHSDHYWDFHPHHMHNEFESFAENHFTELQSVQPPQLQQLYRHMELEQMHVLDTPVAATHSSLGHQVPSLAPLHSSQVSYLPCMCLQYTSPPQPSSDEEEGERQSPPLEVSDGETEALEPGPGILHGETGSKKKIRLYQFLLDLLRNGDMKDSIWWVDKDKGTFQFSSKHKEALAHRWGIQKGNRKKMTYQKMARALRNYGKTGEVKKVKKKLTYQFSGEVLGRVTLVDRRHQPH, encoded by the exons ATGGTGCCCTATGATACAGATCTGTACCGCCAAACTCACGAATATTACCCATACATCAGCAGTGACGGAGAGAGCCACAGCG ACCATTACTGGGACTTCCACCCCCACCACATGCACAATGAGTTCGAGAGCTTCGCCGAGAACCACTTCACGGAGCTCCAGAGCGTCCAGCCCCCCCAGCTCCAGCAGCTCTACCGCCACATGGAGCTGGAGCAGATGCACGTCCTGGACACCCCCGTGGCCGCCACCCACAGCAGCCTCGGCCACCAG GTCCCCTCACTGGCCCCTCTGCATTCCTCTCAGGTCTCGTACCTGCCCTGCATGTGCCTTCAGTACACCTCCCCTCCCCAGCCCAGCTCCGACGAGGAAGAAGGCGAGCGGCAGAGCCCCCCCCTGGAAGTGTCCGATGGGGAGACTGAGGCGCTGGAGCCCGGCCCGGGAATCCTACACGGAGAGACAG GAAGCAAAAAGAAGATCCGACTGTACCAGTTTCTTCTGGACCTCCTCCGCAACGGGGACATGAAGGACAGCATCTGGTGGGTAGACAAGGACAAAGGCACTTTCCAGTTCTCCTCCAAGCACAAGGAGGCCCTGGCCCACCGCTGGGGCATCCAGAAGGGGAACCGCAAAAAGATGACCTATCAGAAGATGGCCCGCGCCCTTCGGAACTACGGCAAGACGGGCGAGGTCAAGAAGGTGAAGAAGAAGCTGACCTACCAGTTCAGCGGGGAGGTGCTGGGGAGAGTGACCCTGGTCGACCGGAGGCATCAGCCCCACTGA